One Salvia splendens isolate huo1 chromosome 1, SspV2, whole genome shotgun sequence genomic window, CTTACAGGATGAACAGCTTGTTGAATCAAGCCAAGGCTTCAAATGTTGCGGGCGAAGACGACGAGAGctcgaagaagaagatgaaccACGGAGGCCATCTTGGATTTGTGAAGGTGAACATGGATGGCTTGCCAATTGGGAGGAAGCTTGATTTGAATGCTCACAAGACCTACCAAACCTTGGCCAAGGCCTTGGAGGAGATGTTCTTCAGTCCGAGCCCCCATAGCCGTATGTTTCTCTCTTCATATCATCGAGAATTCGACGTGACACTACAAAAAACTTATCTTTTAATGACACAAAAACTGAGAAGCAATTACTAGCGTttggaaaatttaaaaaactaaCCATAATTTATGACGCTAAAGAAAGCGTCCCTAAAGTTGAAGCCAGTATATCttaatcttttgttttttaAGGATGCTTCTATGTTTGTCCCCTAATTTTAGTTGCGACAATAACAATAAGGAAACTTTATGAAACGTTGGTGGTATAATTAGACACACAAATTAGCATccttaatagcattaaaaagTGTCcttatctaattttttttgttgtagtgtGACTAAATCACTCACTATAACACCATTTATGTCAATCAGGTGGAGGAAAAGAACATACTGTGAAGCTCTTGGATGGATCGTCCGAGTTTGTGCTAACGTACGAGGACAAAGAAGGAGATTGGATGCTGGTGGGCGATGTTCCATGGGGGTACGTACGTAAAACTATGGATACGATAACAGCTTTTTCATCATAAGGCTAACATGTGGTTTTTCTTCATCGTCCAGGATGTTTCTCAACACGGTTAAACGGCTCAGAATCATGCGAACGTCTGAAGCCAATGGACTCGGTATGTACATCGCCCTAAATGAATTACATTTTCAATATAATTcctaaattatagtactaaatGATATGTCTACAGCTCCAAAGTCCCAAGAAAGGAATGAGAAGCAAAAGAGCAAACTAATATAGAGCTGCTTCATCTCTCAAAGTTGCAAACTCAGAAAAAAGAGAGCTACACATCATGTTTCTgtctttattttcattttatttattttataatccTATAATTTTTCTTGATTTGAGGGGCTGCATTTATAGACAGACTCCTCaccttttgtttttgttttttatgtaCTTCTATATATCTTGTAGAATTTGTGAAGCTCTTGTTGTCACACACCTTTTACTGGATACATTGTTCTCATAGTTCATGTATATATGAGAATGCCTACTTGATTTCATTCATCACTTCATCTTTTTTATATGCAAGGCTTCCCCAAAACATGTCGTGTAGTACGAAGCTTAATCAACAAAGAAATTGACGatataaaaagataaaagagaaaGGAGATGGAGGTGTTGTGAATTAGGAATCTCACTTGGTACATTTACTCCTCTTTACATGGAATTGAAGGCTACTCAATGACTACTTTCACCTAGGAATGGCCATTTTTTACTCGGCATATATAAAATCCAACACAAACACGcacgaaattaaatttatgaattttgattAAATTCTATTGGGTTTGGATCCTTATCGAATCGATCTATTAGAATTTGATACTTCCAAGTCGGGTTGTGTGAGGCTCCTGTaacctataaaaaaaatactccctccgttccctcatagttgaggcggAACTTTTCGGTATGAGGTTTAAGAAATAGATGTTGAGTgggttaaataaatagataaaaaagta contains:
- the LOC121796877 gene encoding auxin-responsive protein IAA13-like, which gives rise to MENSAVEKEYIGDEELELGLGLSLGNASGEKGACGGRILTAKDFPNGFACGTKRERTLKSASSSDSAAVRQVVGWPPIRSYRMNSLLNQAKASNVAGEDDESSKKKMNHGGHLGFVKVNMDGLPIGRKLDLNAHKTYQTLAKALEEMFFSPSPHSRGGKEHTVKLLDGSSEFVLTYEDKEGDWMLVGDVPWGMFLNTVKRLRIMRTSEANGLAPKSQERNEKQKSKLI